The following are encoded together in the Mumia sp. Pv4-285 genome:
- a CDS encoding GyrI-like domain-containing protein — protein sequence MLSYDIKKERKDLYAAKAADFVLVDVPAMGFLMADGHGDPNTAAAYRDAVEALYTTAYAVRAVAKNQLNRVHTVAPLEGLWTADDLTVFRTRDKDAWDWTMMIAQPDWITDEVVAEALTAARKKSLPALGLVRFERYREGRSVQILHVGSYDDEGPTLRRLHDEFLPAHGLSPSGPHHEIYLSDARKTEPVRLRTILRQPVADRPRTS from the coding sequence GTGCTGAGCTACGACATCAAGAAGGAACGCAAGGACCTGTACGCCGCCAAGGCGGCCGACTTCGTGCTCGTCGACGTCCCCGCGATGGGGTTCCTCATGGCCGACGGACACGGTGACCCGAACACCGCCGCGGCCTACCGTGACGCGGTGGAGGCGCTCTACACCACCGCGTACGCCGTGCGCGCCGTCGCCAAGAACCAGCTGAACCGCGTCCACACGGTGGCGCCGTTGGAAGGCCTGTGGACTGCCGACGACCTGACGGTGTTCCGTACCCGCGACAAGGACGCCTGGGACTGGACGATGATGATCGCCCAGCCGGACTGGATCACCGACGAGGTCGTCGCGGAGGCGTTGACGGCGGCCCGCAAGAAGAGCCTCCCCGCGCTCGGCCTCGTTCGCTTCGAACGCTATCGGGAGGGTCGCAGCGTCCAGATCCTGCACGTCGGCTCGTACGACGACGAGGGCCCCACGCTCCGCCGCCTCCACGACGAGTTCCTCCCTGCTCACGGACTGTCACCGAGCGGACCGCACCACGAGATCTACTTGTCCGACGCGCGCAAGACCGAGCCGGTCAGGCTGCGGACCATCCTGCGTCAGCCCGTCGCGGACAGGCCAAGGACTTCGTAG
- a CDS encoding ABC transporter permease: MPNYFVTDTATLTGRSLSHIRRSPDTIITTVITPVAMMLLFVYVFGGAIDTGPGSDSYVDYLLPGILLITIASGVAYTAYRLFTDLQGGIFERFQSMPIARSSVLWAHVLTSLVANIVSLVVVIGVAFLMGFRTGADVLAWLAVAGILILFTLGLTWLAVIPGLTAKTLDGASAFSYPLIFLPFISSAFVPTDNMPGPVKWFAENQPVTSIVNTVRALLDETPVGNDLWIALAWCVGLLVAAYALAMATYRRTFA, translated from the coding sequence ATGCCTAACTACTTCGTGACCGACACCGCGACCCTGACCGGGCGGTCGCTGAGCCACATCCGCCGCAGCCCGGACACCATCATCACCACCGTCATCACACCGGTCGCCATGATGCTGTTGTTCGTGTACGTGTTCGGCGGTGCCATCGACACCGGCCCGGGCTCGGACTCCTACGTCGACTACCTGCTCCCCGGCATCCTGCTCATCACGATCGCCTCGGGTGTCGCCTACACCGCGTACCGGCTCTTCACCGATCTGCAGGGCGGCATCTTCGAACGGTTCCAGTCGATGCCGATCGCCCGCTCCTCGGTGCTGTGGGCGCACGTGCTGACCTCGCTGGTCGCCAACATCGTCTCGTTGGTGGTCGTCATCGGCGTCGCGTTCCTGATGGGCTTCCGCACCGGGGCGGACGTACTGGCATGGCTCGCGGTCGCAGGCATCCTGATCCTGTTCACCCTGGGTCTGACCTGGCTCGCCGTGATCCCCGGCCTGACAGCGAAGACGCTGGACGGGGCGAGTGCGTTCTCGTACCCGCTGATCTTCCTGCCGTTCATCAGCTCGGCGTTCGTCCCCACCGACAACATGCCGGGCCCCGTGAAGTGGTTCGCCGAGAACCAGCCGGTCACCTCCATCGTCAACACGGTCCGCGCGCTGCTCGACGAGACGCCGGTCGGCAACGACCTGTGGATCGCGCTCGCCTGGTGCGTCGGTCTCCTCGTCGCCGCGTACGCCCTGGCGATGGCCACGTACCGCCGCACGTTCGCCTGA
- a CDS encoding MerR family transcriptional regulator — MLTISQLASHAGVTVRAVRHYHAKQLLPEPERDRSGYRRYDAQAVVELIRIRTLADAGVPLSRVRQLLAADPAEFAAAVEEIDRRLRADIRELQRHRERIAKLAAGDSLALPPEAVDYFRRMRELGFSERLIEVERDSWILIAAQVPDQVPALMAMKRQQLEEGTLQRLYVDLGEVVDCRPDDPRLAEVADRVVAFIEAEVTRAEGAGLEEDYPLDADLIDLLDSAFLESFPCAPQLLRLIEERGWTGWTMIERSEPRSRLGANG; from the coding sequence ATGCTCACCATCAGCCAGCTGGCGTCGCACGCCGGAGTGACGGTTCGCGCAGTCCGGCACTACCACGCGAAGCAGCTGCTGCCGGAGCCGGAGCGTGACCGCTCCGGCTACCGGCGGTACGACGCGCAGGCCGTCGTCGAGCTGATCCGGATCCGCACCCTCGCGGACGCGGGCGTGCCGTTGTCGAGGGTGCGTCAGCTCTTGGCGGCCGACCCCGCTGAGTTCGCCGCGGCGGTCGAGGAGATCGACCGCCGCCTGCGGGCTGACATCCGTGAGCTGCAGCGCCATCGCGAACGCATCGCGAAGCTCGCGGCCGGCGACAGCCTGGCGCTCCCGCCCGAGGCCGTGGACTACTTCCGGCGCATGCGTGAGCTCGGGTTCTCCGAGCGGTTGATCGAGGTCGAGCGGGACAGCTGGATCTTGATCGCCGCTCAGGTGCCCGACCAGGTGCCGGCTCTCATGGCGATGAAGCGACAGCAGCTCGAGGAGGGCACACTGCAGAGGCTGTACGTCGACCTCGGCGAGGTGGTCGACTGCCGTCCCGACGACCCGCGTCTCGCCGAGGTCGCGGATCGCGTCGTCGCCTTCATCGAGGCTGAGGTCACCAGGGCCGAGGGCGCGGGCCTGGAGGAGGACTACCCTCTGGACGCCGACCTCATCGACCTGCTCGACTCGGCGTTCCTCGAATCCTTCCCCTGCGCTCCGCAGCTGCTCCGGCTGATCGAGGAGCGAGGTTGGACCGGCTGGACGATGATCGAGCGCTCAGAGCCCCGGAGCCGTCTCGGCGCGAACGGTTGA
- a CDS encoding dihydrofolate reductase family protein, whose translation MPLVRIHNFAISLDGFGTGEGQSADAHFGHAGDRLHRWMFATRWWEPGGSGGVDDVFTRQHDAGIGAEIMGAGKWGHPGWHEDPQWKGAWGPNPPFHTPVFVLTHHPRPSIEMEGGTTFHFLDASPAEALDAALEGADGKDVRIGGGPTVVREFLAAGLVDHLHTVVVPILLGRGVRLWDGLEGLEQDYRVEATSAPSGVTHVTFTR comes from the coding sequence ATGCCACTCGTCCGCATCCACAACTTCGCCATCTCGCTCGACGGTTTCGGCACGGGAGAGGGCCAGAGTGCCGACGCGCACTTCGGTCATGCCGGCGACCGGCTCCACCGATGGATGTTCGCCACCCGGTGGTGGGAACCCGGCGGTTCGGGCGGGGTCGACGACGTCTTCACCCGACAGCACGATGCGGGGATCGGCGCCGAGATCATGGGCGCTGGCAAGTGGGGTCATCCCGGCTGGCACGAGGACCCGCAGTGGAAGGGCGCATGGGGTCCGAACCCGCCGTTCCACACTCCCGTGTTCGTGCTCACTCACCACCCGCGCCCGTCGATCGAGATGGAGGGCGGCACGACGTTCCACTTCCTCGACGCCTCGCCGGCCGAAGCGCTCGACGCGGCACTCGAGGGAGCGGACGGCAAGGACGTGCGGATCGGAGGTGGCCCCACCGTGGTCCGCGAGTTCCTGGCGGCCGGGCTCGTCGACCACCTGCACACGGTGGTCGTCCCGATCCTGCTGGGACGAGGCGTACGGCTCTGGGACGGGCTGGAGGGCCTCGAGCAGGACTACCGGGTCGAGGCCACCTCGGCGCCGAGCGGGGTCACGCACGTGACGTTCACGCGTTGA
- a CDS encoding alpha/beta fold hydrolase, with amino-acid sequence MNFLPGVREGVVRSPRAPVPYYDSTSPDDPRTPILLLHGTGGSATSHFWALFPMLAEHHRVIALDFTDPDEIGEQPDTSWYVEQVESVVAELSPLRPVDVVGYSFGSVIAAALSAQRQDLVQNLVLVAGWLRTDPQQQLRNEIWSRLNADDSPVLAEFTVFTAYSPAFLLAKKGPEITELVEKAAKSPNREAKMQFNRDVDLTHAVGDIAAQTLVVACTDDQMVPPHHAGLLFGAIPNARYVEVRSGHAVVHERPAELYHLIDQFIADPARTSPGSVISQEPV; translated from the coding sequence GTGAACTTTCTTCCCGGTGTGCGCGAGGGAGTCGTCCGTTCGCCCCGAGCGCCCGTGCCGTACTACGACTCGACCAGCCCCGACGACCCACGTACCCCGATCCTCCTGCTCCACGGCACCGGCGGCTCGGCCACCAGTCACTTCTGGGCACTCTTCCCGATGCTCGCCGAGCACCATCGCGTGATCGCCCTCGACTTCACCGACCCCGACGAGATCGGCGAGCAGCCGGACACGTCCTGGTACGTCGAGCAGGTGGAGTCGGTCGTCGCGGAGCTCAGCCCTCTGCGTCCTGTCGACGTCGTGGGCTACTCGTTCGGTTCTGTCATCGCCGCCGCGCTCAGCGCTCAGCGTCAGGATCTGGTCCAGAACCTCGTCCTGGTCGCCGGCTGGCTGAGGACCGACCCGCAGCAGCAGCTCCGCAACGAGATCTGGTCACGCCTCAACGCGGACGACTCACCAGTGCTCGCCGAGTTCACGGTCTTCACCGCGTACAGCCCCGCGTTCCTGCTGGCGAAGAAGGGCCCCGAGATCACTGAGCTCGTCGAGAAGGCGGCCAAGAGCCCGAACCGTGAGGCGAAGATGCAGTTCAACCGCGACGTCGACCTCACGCACGCGGTCGGCGACATCGCTGCGCAGACCCTTGTCGTCGCATGCACCGACGATCAGATGGTCCCCCCGCACCACGCAGGGCTGCTGTTCGGCGCGATCCCGAATGCGCGCTACGTCGAGGTCCGCTCTGGACACGCCGTCGTGCACGAGCGACCCGCAGAGCTCTACCACCTCATCGATCAGTTCATCGCCGATCCCGCGCGCACGTCGCCGGGCAGCGTCATCAGCCAGGAGCCCGTGTGA
- a CDS encoding LysR family transcriptional regulator → MLSIVHLRVLAAVARHGSVTEAARELHYSQPSVSHHLSRLESATGARLVQRVGRGIRLTPEGRLLAERAAEILGRVDAATNELAAHVGLQAGLVRLAANASTLSTVVPRAAATLAQAHPGLELSLFDRHPVEALQMLRHGEIDIALGFRHAGDPPLEADARLLHLTDDPIFLISRHADDSLANHRASSWIGGCERCRHELTTACGREGFVPRIGSHSDDMVVVQALVAAGAGVTTLPGLALQAHRRRDIEASEIAGFHRQVYAATYGDPPDPPAVTAVLAALTEAAASTGSIGSGTA, encoded by the coding sequence ATGTTGAGCATCGTTCATCTCCGAGTTCTGGCCGCGGTGGCTCGGCACGGCTCGGTGACGGAGGCGGCACGAGAGCTGCACTACTCCCAGCCGTCGGTGAGCCACCACCTCTCTCGCCTCGAGTCGGCCACGGGTGCCAGGCTCGTTCAGCGAGTCGGGCGCGGCATCCGGCTCACCCCTGAGGGACGGCTGCTGGCCGAGCGAGCCGCCGAGATCCTCGGACGGGTCGACGCGGCGACCAACGAGCTGGCAGCGCACGTCGGCCTGCAAGCAGGGCTCGTACGGCTGGCCGCGAATGCCTCCACCCTGAGCACCGTCGTGCCGCGAGCCGCGGCTACCTTGGCCCAAGCCCACCCCGGGCTCGAGCTGAGCCTGTTCGACCGGCACCCCGTCGAGGCACTGCAGATGCTGCGGCACGGCGAGATCGACATCGCCCTCGGCTTCCGCCATGCGGGTGATCCGCCGCTCGAGGCGGACGCCCGCCTCCTCCATCTCACGGACGACCCGATCTTCCTCATCAGCCGGCACGCTGACGACAGCCTCGCGAACCACCGGGCGTCCTCCTGGATCGGCGGCTGCGAGCGGTGCCGGCACGAGCTGACCACGGCGTGCGGGCGGGAGGGCTTCGTTCCCCGCATCGGCTCGCACAGCGACGACATGGTGGTCGTCCAGGCGCTCGTCGCTGCCGGCGCCGGCGTCACCACCTTGCCTGGCCTCGCGCTCCAGGCCCACCGACGACGCGACATCGAGGCGAGCGAGATCGCCGGTTTCCACCGCCAGGTCTACGCCGCGACCTACGGCGACCCACCCGATCCGCCCGCCGTGACCGCCGTACTGGCTGCACTCACCGAAGCGGCCGCTTCGACGGGGTCGATCGGTTCCGGCACGGCCTGA
- a CDS encoding flavin-containing monooxygenase produces the protein MSTIVSDTDVLIVGTGFSGLGLGSLLARQGQHSFALVERASSVGGTWRDNTYPGAACDIPSHLYSFSFRPSATWSHVYGRQPEIRDYLERTAVEEGLLPHTFLDAEMLAADWDEQAQRWNVRTTRGLHVARTLVTACGHLSDPSIPDIEDLDTFTGEIFHSARWNHDVDLVGKRIGVLGTGASAIQIVPELAAVAGSLTVFQRSAPYVVPRKDRSYSDAEKGMFSRVPETARMLREKLFWDSEARFPQRLGVPVFLEQMKKLARDHLEAQVADPDLRERLRPRYELGCKRILLSNDYYPALTRPHVQLETAGIEKMTGRGIVTRDGSSIDLDVLVVATGFEAVDLPFAHRVRGRDARLLSDHWAEGGRTLASTSVTGFPNLFVMQGPSTGLGAGSIVYIIESQAKYISQAVDFIADRGAVIEPTAAAEDAYVADLDERSQGTVWLSEGCRSWYRHPTSGRLSALWPDYMRRYREENGSFDPEPYEVLGLSATG, from the coding sequence GTGAGCACCATCGTCAGCGACACCGACGTCCTGATCGTGGGCACGGGATTCTCCGGGCTAGGACTGGGGTCGCTCCTGGCTCGCCAGGGCCAGCACTCCTTCGCCCTCGTCGAGCGTGCTTCCTCCGTCGGTGGCACCTGGCGCGACAACACCTATCCCGGCGCGGCCTGCGACATCCCGTCCCACCTGTACTCCTTCTCGTTCCGGCCGTCGGCGACCTGGTCCCACGTGTACGGTCGGCAGCCGGAGATCCGTGACTACCTCGAACGCACCGCCGTCGAGGAAGGGCTGCTCCCTCACACCTTCCTCGACGCCGAGATGCTCGCGGCCGACTGGGACGAGCAGGCACAACGCTGGAACGTCCGCACCACGCGAGGTCTGCACGTGGCACGCACCCTAGTCACGGCGTGCGGGCACCTGTCCGACCCGTCGATCCCGGACATCGAGGATCTCGACACCTTCACCGGCGAGATCTTCCACTCCGCGCGGTGGAACCACGACGTCGACCTGGTCGGGAAGCGCATCGGCGTGCTGGGCACAGGCGCTTCCGCCATCCAGATCGTTCCCGAGCTCGCCGCGGTCGCCGGCTCGCTCACGGTCTTCCAGCGCTCGGCTCCGTACGTCGTGCCTCGCAAGGACCGCTCGTACTCCGACGCGGAGAAGGGCATGTTCAGCAGGGTTCCCGAAACGGCACGGATGCTGCGCGAGAAGCTCTTCTGGGACAGCGAGGCGCGATTCCCACAGCGCCTTGGTGTCCCGGTGTTCCTGGAGCAGATGAAAAAGCTCGCCCGAGACCATCTCGAGGCTCAGGTCGCCGACCCCGACCTCCGCGAGCGGTTGCGACCCCGGTACGAGCTCGGCTGCAAGCGGATCCTCCTCTCCAACGACTACTACCCGGCGCTCACCCGACCCCACGTCCAGCTCGAGACCGCCGGCATCGAGAAGATGACCGGACGAGGGATCGTGACCCGCGACGGGTCGTCGATCGACCTGGACGTCCTGGTCGTGGCGACCGGGTTCGAGGCCGTCGACCTGCCCTTCGCCCATCGGGTTCGCGGCCGCGACGCGCGCCTCTTGTCGGACCACTGGGCCGAGGGAGGACGCACGCTTGCGAGCACCTCCGTCACCGGGTTCCCCAACCTCTTCGTCATGCAAGGTCCGAGCACAGGCCTGGGCGCAGGCTCGATCGTCTACATCATCGAGAGCCAGGCCAAGTACATCAGCCAAGCGGTCGACTTCATCGCCGACCGGGGCGCCGTCATCGAGCCGACCGCGGCGGCTGAGGACGCCTACGTCGCCGACCTCGACGAGCGCAGTCAGGGGACGGTGTGGTTGTCGGAGGGGTGTCGCAGCTGGTACAGGCATCCGACCAGCGGCCGACTGTCAGCGCTGTGGCCGGACTACATGCGGCGCTACCGGGAGGAGAACGGATCGTTCGATCCCGAGCCCTACGAAGTCCTTGGCCTGTCCGCGACGGGCTGA
- a CDS encoding DUF1905 domain-containing protein, translating into MSSGMEFEVEGPVVEWRGPAPYYFLAVSEEVSEDIKFAAKGVEYWGQVPVVVRIDDVEFTTALFPKDGRYLLPLKDAVRRPAEIEPGQVLVAALRVGRD; encoded by the coding sequence GTGAGCAGTGGCATGGAGTTCGAGGTCGAAGGCCCGGTGGTGGAGTGGCGGGGCCCCGCGCCGTACTACTTCCTCGCGGTCTCGGAGGAGGTGAGCGAGGACATCAAGTTCGCCGCGAAGGGGGTGGAGTACTGGGGCCAGGTGCCGGTCGTGGTGCGCATCGACGACGTCGAGTTCACCACCGCGCTCTTCCCGAAGGATGGCCGCTACCTGCTTCCGCTGAAGGATGCCGTGCGCAGACCGGCGGAGATCGAGCCGGGGCAGGTGCTCGTCGCGGCGTTGCGCGTAGGCCGTGACTAG
- a CDS encoding ABC transporter ATP-binding protein: MTTTQAIQIAGLTKSYGDQSVLKGVDFDVAPGSIFALLGSNGAGKTTVIRILATLLKADGGTATVNGFDVATQPARVRESFSLTGQFAAVDEILSGRENLVLVAKLRHLKDPGTVADDLLERFSLTDAGAKKVATYSGGMRRRLDIAMSLIGDPPIIFLDEPTTGLDPQARIEVWDAVRELAKGGTTVLLTTQYLDEAEQLADRIAILHQGRIIVNGTLTELKQLLPPTKVEYVEKQPSLEEIFFAVTGTDTSGANDA; the protein is encoded by the coding sequence ATGACAACAACGCAAGCCATCCAGATAGCCGGACTCACCAAGTCGTACGGCGACCAATCGGTCCTCAAGGGCGTCGACTTCGACGTCGCGCCGGGCAGCATCTTCGCCCTGCTCGGGTCGAACGGAGCGGGCAAGACGACGGTCATCAGGATCCTGGCGACGCTGTTGAAGGCCGATGGGGGGACGGCGACCGTCAACGGGTTCGACGTCGCGACGCAGCCTGCGCGGGTGCGGGAGTCGTTCAGCCTGACCGGGCAGTTCGCGGCAGTCGATGAGATCCTGTCGGGTCGGGAGAACCTGGTCCTGGTCGCGAAGCTGCGACACCTCAAGGACCCGGGCACGGTCGCTGACGACCTGCTCGAGCGGTTCTCGCTGACCGATGCCGGCGCCAAGAAGGTCGCGACGTACTCGGGTGGCATGCGCCGCCGTCTCGACATCGCGATGAGCCTGATCGGTGACCCGCCGATCATCTTCCTCGACGAGCCGACGACCGGCCTCGACCCCCAGGCGCGCATCGAGGTCTGGGACGCCGTCAGGGAGCTCGCCAAGGGTGGAACCACCGTGCTGCTCACCACCCAGTACCTCGACGAGGCCGAGCAGCTCGCCGACCGGATCGCGATCCTGCACCAGGGGCGAATCATCGTGAACGGCACGCTCACCGAGCTGAAGCAGCTGCTGCCGCCGACCAAGGTCGAGTACGTCGAGAAGCAGCCCTCCCTCGAAGAGATCTTCTTCGCCGTCACCGGCACCGACACCTCAGGAGCAAACGATGCCTAA
- a CDS encoding glycoside hydrolase family 3 protein, with translation MPARSTSLTHRSRTPLRLLVLGLSLVLAAAFGPPSANASDPGHSGDAPYRGKVISQLRHMTLEQKVGQLFVIEVAGRDANTVSDTAKATNQRLYGVDTPAQAVAKYQPGGVIYYTTRNNDDNMGSPAQVATLSNGLQSAALAQPARIPLQISVDQEGGALVARFGPPATQMPGNMALGAGRSAADAERSGEVIGTELAAVGLTQDYAPVADVNVNPNNPVIGIRSIGSDPALVSELVAAQVRGYHAGGVSAVAKHFPGHGDTGVDSHFGLPEVTHSRAELEAIDLPPFRAAIAAGVDTIMTAHVVLPAIDPGVPATMSHKILTGLLRDELDFDGLIVTDALDMAGAAATYPPNVAPVQAFLAGADQLLVPPQMDVAYNAVLAAVRSGEISKKRLDESVYRILLHKHKRGIFRDPFVDPAAATQIVGAPQHLADAQAISDRTTTLVKNDAGVLPLTAGPRRVLVAGWGVGTTAGIANALAARGATTQVLESGTTPSATAIANAVAAAQGSDLVVVSTNNAYAVSAATGLPTAAAVAQTNLVRALLATGKPVVVAAMRNPYDVASFPEAPTVLDTYGYTSHQLESLVRVLFGEVDPSGRLPVSIPRADGTGELFPFGHGLGY, from the coding sequence ATGCCCGCTCGGTCAACATCCCTCACCCACCGCAGCCGGACGCCGCTCCGGCTTCTGGTCCTCGGCCTGTCCCTCGTGCTGGCCGCAGCGTTCGGTCCACCCTCAGCCAACGCCAGCGATCCCGGACACTCCGGCGACGCGCCGTACCGCGGCAAGGTGATCTCTCAGCTGCGGCACATGACGCTGGAGCAGAAGGTCGGCCAGCTCTTCGTCATCGAGGTTGCGGGTCGTGACGCCAACACGGTCAGCGACACGGCGAAGGCCACCAACCAACGGCTGTACGGCGTCGACACGCCCGCCCAGGCGGTCGCGAAGTACCAGCCCGGCGGGGTCATCTACTACACGACTCGGAACAACGACGACAACATGGGCAGCCCGGCGCAGGTCGCGACGCTCTCGAACGGTCTCCAGTCGGCCGCGCTCGCCCAGCCCGCCCGTATCCCGCTGCAGATCTCGGTCGACCAGGAGGGCGGCGCGCTCGTCGCTCGCTTCGGTCCGCCCGCGACGCAGATGCCCGGCAACATGGCGCTCGGCGCCGGCCGCTCTGCGGCGGACGCTGAACGCTCCGGAGAGGTCATCGGCACCGAGCTCGCCGCGGTCGGTCTGACACAGGACTACGCGCCGGTGGCCGACGTCAACGTCAATCCGAACAATCCCGTCATCGGGATCCGGTCCATCGGCTCCGACCCAGCCCTGGTGTCGGAGCTGGTCGCCGCCCAGGTCCGCGGCTACCACGCGGGCGGAGTCTCGGCCGTGGCGAAGCACTTCCCCGGTCATGGCGACACCGGCGTCGACAGCCACTTCGGCCTGCCCGAGGTGACCCACAGCCGCGCCGAGCTGGAGGCGATCGACCTGCCGCCGTTCCGTGCGGCGATCGCAGCCGGCGTCGACACGATCATGACCGCACACGTCGTACTCCCGGCGATCGACCCGGGTGTGCCGGCGACGATGTCGCACAAGATCCTGACCGGACTGCTGCGCGACGAGCTCGACTTCGACGGCCTCATCGTCACCGACGCGCTCGACATGGCAGGTGCCGCAGCGACGTACCCACCGAACGTCGCCCCTGTCCAGGCCTTCCTCGCCGGCGCCGACCAGCTGCTCGTCCCGCCGCAGATGGACGTGGCGTACAACGCCGTGCTCGCCGCGGTCCGCAGCGGTGAGATCAGCAAGAAGCGGCTCGACGAGTCGGTCTACCGGATCCTGCTGCACAAGCACAAGCGCGGCATCTTCCGCGACCCGTTCGTCGACCCGGCGGCGGCGACCCAGATCGTGGGTGCACCGCAGCACCTGGCCGATGCGCAGGCGATCAGCGACCGCACGACGACCCTGGTCAAGAACGACGCCGGGGTGCTCCCGCTGACGGCCGGTCCGCGCCGCGTCCTCGTGGCCGGTTGGGGCGTCGGGACCACCGCGGGGATCGCGAACGCGTTGGCCGCGCGAGGTGCGACGACGCAGGTTCTCGAGTCGGGGACGACTCCGTCGGCGACGGCGATCGCCAACGCGGTGGCCGCCGCGCAGGGCTCCGATCTCGTGGTGGTGTCGACCAACAACGCGTACGCCGTGAGCGCAGCCACAGGACTGCCGACCGCGGCTGCGGTGGCGCAGACCAACCTCGTACGCGCGCTGCTGGCGACCGGCAAGCCCGTCGTGGTCGCGGCAATGCGCAACCCGTACGACGTCGCGTCGTTCCCCGAGGCACCGACGGTGCTGGACACGTACGGCTACACCTCTCACCAGCTCGAGTCGCTGGTGCGGGTGCTGTTCGGCGAGGTGGACCCGTCCGGCCGCCTCCCGGTCTCGATCCCGCGCGCAGACGGCACCGGTGAGCTGTTCCCGTTCGGGCACGGTCTGGGCTACTAA
- a CDS encoding hydrolase gives MRICVTCGVEFNEPLPEVCPICADERQWVPADGQRWTTTAELRAAGQRLVWTDREPRRAEITTKPKVGIGQTAQLVTTDHGSLLWDPPGYHDDETARQILERGPVLAVAASHPHMFGVQTAWGEALDAPVLVCASDAEWIGRRSERVQLWKHDHELAPGLSLHRVGGHFVGAAVAVWVDDTGRGLLLSGDTVFPNPDRRSLGFMRSYPNKIPLSAAVVEAIAARLSTLDFDRIVGNFGNLIDGDAKSVLSYSAARHASWVRGDHDDETGIVTGR, from the coding sequence ATGCGGATCTGTGTCACGTGCGGCGTCGAGTTCAATGAGCCGCTGCCCGAGGTGTGCCCGATCTGTGCCGACGAGCGCCAGTGGGTGCCGGCCGACGGGCAACGCTGGACCACGACAGCGGAGCTCAGGGCCGCGGGCCAGCGGCTCGTCTGGACCGACCGTGAGCCGCGTCGTGCGGAGATCACGACCAAGCCCAAGGTCGGGATCGGACAGACCGCGCAGCTGGTGACGACGGACCATGGATCGTTGCTGTGGGACCCGCCCGGCTACCACGACGACGAGACCGCCCGACAGATCCTCGAGCGCGGTCCTGTGCTGGCTGTCGCGGCCAGCCACCCGCACATGTTCGGTGTCCAGACCGCGTGGGGCGAGGCGCTCGACGCGCCCGTGCTGGTGTGCGCGTCGGACGCGGAGTGGATCGGTCGTCGCTCGGAGCGCGTCCAGCTGTGGAAGCACGATCACGAGCTCGCGCCGGGGTTGAGCCTGCACCGTGTCGGCGGCCACTTCGTCGGCGCCGCGGTCGCCGTCTGGGTCGACGACACCGGCCGCGGCCTGCTGCTCAGTGGTGACACCGTGTTCCCGAACCCCGATCGCCGGTCGTTGGGATTCATGCGCAGCTATCCGAACAAGATCCCCCTGTCGGCAGCTGTCGTCGAGGCGATCGCGGCCCGGCTCTCGACGCTCGACTTCGACCGCATCGTCGGCAACTTCGGCAATCTCATCGACGGCGACGCGAAGTCGGTGCTCTCCTACTCCGCTGCCCGCCACGCCTCGTGGGTGCGTGGAGACCACGACGACGAGACCGGGATCGTGACAGGCCGTTGA
- a CDS encoding DUF1048 domain-containing protein, with product MTNFLTKIIGDKKEWKRMEARAASLPNDYRTVYGEIKNYMWRFTSGDGMDIVAILDDVLATFEAGAAEGKGVLEVTGDDVAAFCDELLQGAKPYDGYLAKWRESLNQVVLNQDVKKQL from the coding sequence ATGACCAACTTCCTCACCAAGATCATCGGCGACAAGAAGGAATGGAAGCGCATGGAGGCGCGCGCAGCCTCGCTGCCGAACGACTACCGCACCGTCTACGGCGAGATCAAGAACTACATGTGGCGGTTCACGTCGGGCGACGGGATGGACATCGTCGCTATCCTCGACGACGTGCTCGCGACATTCGAAGCCGGTGCGGCCGAGGGCAAGGGCGTCCTCGAGGTGACCGGTGACGACGTGGCCGCGTTCTGCGACGAGCTTCTGCAAGGGGCCAAGCCGTACGACGGCTACCTGGCGAAGTGGCGCGAGTCCTTGAATCAGGTCGTGCTCAACCAGGACGTGAAGAAGCAGCTCTGA